A window of Malania oleifera isolate guangnan ecotype guangnan chromosome 2, ASM2987363v1, whole genome shotgun sequence genomic DNA:
taaaaaaattagttccTACCTTAAGTTTTGTGTCTAATTTTGAGTGTGAGCCTTGTCATCATTGTGTTTCCTTTGCTTATTGAGTTAACAAATAGACCGTAAGTCAtttcatgctagtccattccAATGTTTGGAGTCCTACTCATGTCATGTCGAATTGGGGTTTTTGATACTTTGTTATATTTATGATGACTATTCTAAGATGAATGGGTTGTATCTAATAAAAGATCGTtctgagttgtttaatatcttttgtgccttctattTTCAAATAAAGAGCCAATTTGATACGTTAGTTAGAGTATTATGATATTTTGTAGTGATAATTctaaggagtacttcaatacccaattcactacctatatgactaattttGTTATAATCCTTTTTTCATCTTGTGCCCACAACTTAGAACAAAATAGAGACTTAGAGCGAAAAAACAGATATATTCTCGAAGTCACTTCTACGATATTGTCTCAAATGAATGTCCTCAAagtatattttttggagtgttaCTATGCTCACTGCTTGTCCTCCCATCAATAAAATCCCATCCTCTGGTGGTAAAATCTCATATttagttatcttccctaaggctcctttggtCTCCCTTCCTCATATATTAGACTATAGTATTTGAGTTTGATCTTCGACAGTGCATAGTAGATCACTTTGTATTTTATTGTCATATTCTATGTGgtaggattttgcttattgtgtatgtggatgatattgtgattagtGGAGATGATGATCAAGACATCTAGGATTTAAAGTTTTTCCTATAGACTAAATTTTAGACCAAAGACTTGGGatcattgaagtacttcttgggtctATAAGTATCGAGGTCTCCTATGGAAATTGTCTTGTCGCAaaaaagtatgttcttgatcttttagatgataTTGACTATTGGAATCCAAACCTGTTGATACTTCCATGGATTCTAATTGTAAGTTAGTGCCAAGTATGGGTGATTTTTTTACCTAATCTAGGATGGTATCAGAGATTTGTTGGAAAGTTGGTTATCTTATAGTTACTAAACTGgacatatttttcataataagTGTTGTCAGTCAATTTCTTGATTCTCTCAGAACAAGTCACTGGTATgcagtaattcacatcttgaAATATCTCAAGttgcacctaggagaggtctcttataccATGATCGAGATCAAACTTATATTCAGGGATATACATATGTAGATAGGGCCAAGTCACCTTTCAACAGAATATCCATAGTcaggtattgtatctttgttggtggtaatttagTTTCATAGAAGAGTAAACAAATTATGGCAGCTACTTCAGGTGTTGAATTAGAGTATAGAGATATATCCCACACTACATGTGAGCTTGTTTGATTAAAGAACATGTTGGATACCTATGGAGTTAATGTGTGATAATCAAACTATTATTCATATTGCTTCCAGCCCGATCTTTGATGAGTAGAAATAACACATGGCAGTTGATAGCCACTTTAttcaagagaaacttgtgcagaagctcattacaaccactcatatGAGTCTGATTTGCAACTTactgatttattcactaaagccttgggaggtgcttgtGTTAAAAACTCTTTTGTATCaagttaggagcatatgatatatatgctccaacttAAGGGGCCGTGTTAATGGCTATTTTAGTCATTTAACATTATTAGTATGTGTTATGTGTTAAGAGTTATGTTAGTGtgagttagtaaaggtattatgacCATCATATGTAGTTGACATATATTGTAAATAAAGGGAGAAACTGATTATTGAGGTAAGATATAGAAATGATTTTGACATGGAAAAACAAAAATTATCTTCCACAAAATTATTGGAGCAGAACCTCTTTGCCAATACATGAGCCAATAATTTCTACTTTTTGGAAATGCAGAAATTGAGTGGATTTTTCGAGAAACATAATTTCACAAAAGCTGGTAGGCAAACATTGATCCGTACTCACTCaacctaaaaaaagaaaaaaaaaagaaaaaaagaagaagtggaaaattgggaaaaaaaaaaaaaaaagcacagaAAAAACCAGCTGGTAGGAAGCTAGCTCATGTAGATAAGTTGAAATTAAGAAAGAAAACAGTATCCTCAGCAAATGCTCATATGCTGTCCACCAAGGTCAGGACTTCTTCATTTGCAGATTTCTTCAAGCGGTCAACGGCTTTTTGAACCTGCAAAAGCATTCATTGAGGATCAGTACACCAAAATGCAATTCGCCGTATTGAAAAACAGTTCAGATAATGGAATGGAGATGAGATGACCTCTGCCTTCCAATTTGTTCTGGCCGTGATTATTATAAGGGTTACTGTCTGTAAAAGAACTCCAATTATCATCCCCCACCAAATCCCCTGAAAAGTTAACCCAATCAGCATAGTGCCACTGCGGTAGTACTTCTGTAATTGAGAGAAAGCGAGAGAGATTTTGAACTTACTGCAACTCCTAAACTTGTTTTGAAGCCAAGAACACATCCAATGGGGAGACCTATTATATAGTAAGTGGCTAGGTTAACATAAGCCACAACAGCTTGCCAACCACACCCAATGGCCACCCCTGTTTTGAAATTCCAGgcatgaatgaaaaaaaaatgttcagCAAATAAACTGAAATGGGTTGAGCACATGAAGCTCAATTGAGATGTAGACATACGCTGTTGTTACCTGAGAGTATGGGTTGAATCCCATTTAATAAAACAGAGATCGCTAGCAATGAGGTCAACTTGGAAACCGCCTCAATGACCTCAGTATCACTGGTAAACAGTTTGCTTAATTCAAGCCGAAATATTAGAATAATTGCACTGAAAAAGATACTGATGAGGATGCTTGTTCCGTTCACCACAACCACTGAGAGTTTTGCAACCATAGGACGACCTGCCCCCAGTTCATTACTCACTCGAACACTGCACTTGATTCCATCCCAAGTTATCAATCAGATTAACAAGTGTTATCCCCCTCCTTGCTGAGAAATATATGAGAACCAGAATACTAAATAACATTCTATGAACAAGTTCTTCACATACCTGGCTGCAGCGCTCAGGCCTAACATAAACATCATGTCCCAATTCCAGTAGTTCATGCTGCAGTAATTTACAATTGACCAAACCAGAACTAGTTTGTAAAATTTGATTACCAAATATAAATAGGTATTATATATAGTGGATATGAAAAAATAATATGGGTGGTGCCAACTTACCAGATGGAAATGGAGTCCAAAAATAATATGGGTGGTGCCAACTTACCAGATGGAAATGGAGTCCAAAGAGATTGTTGGATTTGGAAGGAGGCCAGATATAAGCACAAGTCCTTGGTTGTACCATATCTCCAAGCTGCATTACCGAATCATCACACTTCGCCATTAAAAGTTGTAATGGAACTTCTACAGGACTTGGACCAAAAACATGCGTGGGAAAAGAACACATGAAACAAGACACCACGTAACATATATAATGCACTACTTATGCTCTGTCGCATTAGGATTTTTCATATAACTGGAACCCACTTTATGTTAGTGGATTCTACATGATAAAATTGGTGCAATGTAAATCCTCAATGGTGCTTCTGTTCTATGTTTTCTCACTAGTCCATTTCTtttctgagagagagagagagagagagagagagagagagcggttaCCACAACATGACAGCTGAAGCGACAGTGAGCTTGAAGTAAGGCCATATCCCTTCGAAAGCTTTAACAGAGAAACCAAGCCAAGTCTCCTTACAAGATGGACTAGAGAGAATGTAAGCCCCATTTATGAGGGCCAGAATCCACCAAGAGAGGCTGAGGGTAAGAGCAGCCCCAAGAAGGCCATAGTCCAACACATAAACAACCAAATAGGTGAGGGGCACATGGAGCAAGAACACCCCAATGGACATGTAAGCCAGAGGGTTCACAATGTTCTGGGCCTGCAGGAACCTCTGCATGGGGCAGCTAATTGCAAACGCATAGAGTTGTAGGATCAAACCGCGTGCAAAAATCTGGCCTTGGGCACTGATGCTGTCCGACTGCCCAATGGCTCGCAGGATTGTGCCCGAGTACCAGTAGATGACTGTGAGGAGAATGGCTGCTCCCAAGTGCAGGATGATTGCTCTCTGGCATATTACCCCCATTGCTCCGTACTTCTTCGCTCCATAAGCCTGCCCACATACTGTTTGAACAGCGCTAGCCATCCCCAACTACATGTGTTTTTGATTATTAATGGggaaattagaaaacaaaaacaaaaataatcacAGCTCGGAACTGTTAACTAGATACCTAGGAGAGCAACTGTACATATCTTTCTTGTTTTCAATGGATGACACTTTGAATGCAATTCGTCGGTAtgtataaatatacagtacataggCAAAAAGATCAATCCAATTCTCCATTGTTGCATATGGAAGTATGAATTAGAACTGTGAATCTGAAATTGTATGAGTTTAGAAAGAACtctatataaatttgtattaaaatttgcAATTCATGTGTTTGTGCGGGCACATATGGCGTGGGTTCTCTATTATATTGTTTATCCTTTTTCAAACTCACATAGTACAGAAACAATACCCAGTCATTATAAACAACAAATTCATGGAAATTTGAAGCTCATGGAATTTGAAACACCAATCTGATGGCCAACTTACCTATATCTTTTCAATCCAAAGTGCTGCAGTCACGTCAAATTTCTCATTCGTTAATGATTTGCTAAAATcttttcaaattcacacaaattttaTAAGCAGTTAAGGCAAGTCCTCTCGCCCAATCTCGGAAGGTATATAGGATATTAGAAGTTTttggaactttttttttttttcactcttttTAGGATCGAGTCTAAGTTACACTATGAGAGTCTCTCGCTGCCCCTTTACATTCCTTCACGAAGTTAGTACTAAGAGCTTAAAAGACTTACAATTTGGAAGTCTCAAATTTCAACTATTAGAATGTTCCCGAAAGACCTTTACACTCTGTTTCGACATGACATGTTAAGGACTGGTTTTTTTACCAACATGGATTATGCAGTTGGACAACTTCGTCTAACTTGATTTGGTAATCCTATACTCCGCCAATTTCCACCTTCCTATATACTAGATTGCAACATAACAACATTGATCTAAAGTTTTATACACGGCATAAGTCAATAAATCTGCACGCGTAAAGAAATAGCAAATGTAATTGATACAAAATTCAAATTAGCTCGATTGCCAACATATCAATAGTTAAAAATTTTCATCACAATTATAGGCGAGTGATGtcagatgaaaaaaaaaaaaacatgcggTACATGCTTTTGCGTCCAATAGACAATcaacaagcaaaaaaaaaataaaaaattaggggGAATTGAAAATGAAATAGAGAAGAGGTGGTGGCAGATACCATAATGCCATAAGCCAGGCCTTGAATTCCAACGCTGGCAATGGAGGCCCCGGCGAGCTCGAGCGCCCCTAAATGCCCCGTGAACATGAGCGTCACAAAACTGAGCATGTAATTAAAGATGGAAACCACGATGGAGGCGCCGGACAAGAGCCAGAGCAGCCTCGACTCCCAGCCAACCAGCCGCGGCCACCAGCGCACCGCCACCGGCTTCTGCGCCAGAAACTCCTCCACCTCGTTGAAGGACAAGTCCTGTATCCGCGTGCGGGAGTTCAGCCCCAGCAGCAGCGGCTCGTACTCCGCCGACCCCATGTGCACCTCACGTGACCACCCCCGCTCACCTGCCTGCTAGTCTGAAGCAGCCGATTGATGTTCTACTTCGATAATGAAAGAATGAATCAGAGCAGAGCAATATAGGATTTTATTTGTAATCACAGATGATGTGTTcgtgtgtttatatatatgcatatagaCATATGGGGGAATTGGGAAGAGGAGGGGACGGGGCGGGGATTAAGGAAATTGGAATTGCTCCGACCGGTAAGTTTATTGAATTGTTGGCGCGCGGGAGAAGGAAAATTAGCTATACTAACTTTATTTGTTGTTTGATTTTTGCTTTGATGTTCACCTAACCATGTCTCATGAGTTAATCTCGCGTGTATTATATAAATTATTGATTGTTCCAAAAATGCCCATTTATTGATAATTAAAATAGATATAAATTATTAAGTTgataaatttgtaaaaaattatgCAATGATATATAGCTTTAATACATATTTATGCTCATAGTTATTGAAAATTTGTGTCTATTATTGTACATAGTGTATAGTTTTTAGTCTCACTCTCTTGTATAATTATATACACATCTCAAAATTGTAAGTTAAACACACAAAGTGATATGCACTTCCTCTTGTATAGCTCTCTCTCTTTTGCTTTGTTCTTGGAATTAGAGCAAGGTTGAGTTCCTTGTTTAAGGTCCGGGCTTTCAATTGAGCCGTATGCTCTGCACTCGCCACGTATGTGGAGCTCGTGCATCAGAAAGCTTTATTGGTTGTAGGTTGAGTCGTATGCTTTGTACTTGCCGATTTTAGTGGATCTTGTACGTTAGAAAATTCAGTCAACTATTTTCCTAGTGCGTCATTTCATATTGTCACTTTCCGGTGATCATTTTCCGGTTACTTTTCCAGTAACTCCATCGACTTTTTTGGCGACTTTCGAAGCCATTTTTCCGGTGAATTCTAGCGACTTTCCCGGTGCCTTCCGAGGCTTTTTCGGCGACTTCGGCAACTTTTCCAGCAACTTTCCCGGTGACTCCGTCGACTTTCGACGTCCTTTTTCAGGTGACTTCCGGCAACCTTTCCGGCAACTTACTTTGCTTTGTTGCGTTGATACTTTTGAAAGGGAGAGGGGGAGGATGGTGTTTGTGCCCCCACGCCAAGACATCCCATGGCCCAAATGCCTTCCATTCTCTTTTATGGTGCTCCATCTTATTCCATTCTCTTTTATGAGTTCTTTGGAGATGGTGAGGGCCATATGCAATGTTTTTGTTTAACCTtctatatttctctctctctctctctctctctctctctctctctctctcccctattTTGTACATTACTAAGTCCACTTTCGATCTCATGTcaattagtaagcttacaaagtcactaaattgtttgTAGTCTTCTTTCCTAATtttgtggttatttaggatttgaagacaaggaagcCAATTAGCATAGGACGTAAGActtgtggactttactactttgagttgctCTCTCCTTCCATTGCCCGTGCAACACTACTACAACACTTTAAACCCATTGTCTTTTGTCTAtggaaaagttaaaaaaattagttccTACCTTAAGTTTTGTGTCTAATTTTGAGTGTGAGCCTTGTCATCATTGTGTTTCCTTTGCTTATTGAGTTAACAAATAGACCGTAAGTCAtttcatgctagtccattccAATGTTTGGAGTCCTACTCATGTCATGTCGAATTGGGGTTTTTGATACTTTGTTATATTTATGATGACTATTCTAAGATGAATGGGTTGTATCTAATAAAAGATCGTtctgagttgtttaatatcttttgtgccttctattTTCAAATAAAGAGCCAATTTGATACGTTAGTTAGAGTATTATGATATTTTGTAGTGATAATTctaaggagtacttcaatacccaattcactacctatatgactaattttGTTATAATCCTTTTTTCATCTTGTGCCCACAACTTAGAACAAAATAGAGACTTAGAGCGAAAAAACAGATATATTCTCGAAGTCACTTCTACGATATTGTCTCAAATGAATGTCCTCAAagtatattttttggagtgttaCTATGCTCACTGCTTGTCCTCCCATCAATAAAATCCCATCCTCTGGTGGTAAAATCTCATATttagttatcttccctaaggctcctttggtCTCCCTTCCTCATATATTAGACTATAGTATTTGAGTTTGATCTTCGACAGTGCATAGTAGatcactttgtattttattttcatattctatgtggtaggattttgcttattgtgtgtgtggatgatattgtgattactggagATGATGATCAAGACATctaggatttaaatttttttctatagACTAAATTTTAGACCAAAGACTTGGGatcattgaagtacttcttgggtctATAAGTATTGAGGTCTCCTATGGAAATTGTCTTGTCACAAaaaaagtatgttcttgatcttttagatgataTTGACTATTGGAATCCAAACCTGTTGATACTTCCATGGATTCTAATTGTAAGTTAGTGCCAAGTATGGGTGATTTTTTTACCTAATCTAGGATGGTATCAGAGATTTGTTGGAAAGTTGGTTATCTTATAGTTACTCAATTGgacatatttttcataataagTGTTGTCAATCAATTTCTTGATTCTCTTAGAACAAGTCACTGGTatgcagtaattcgcatcttgaaaTATCTAAGttgcacctaggagaggtctcttatatcaagatcgAGATCAAACTTATATTCAGGGATATACATATGTAGACTGGGCCAAGTCACCTTTCAACTGAATATCCATAGTTAGGTAATGTATCTTTGTTGTTGGTAATTTAGTTTCATAGAAGAGTAAACAAATTGTGACGGTTACTTCAGGTGATGAATTAGAGCATATAGAGATATAACCCACACTACATGTGAGCTTGTTTGGTTAAAGAACATGTTGGAtacctatggagttgatgtgtgataatcaaactGTTATTCATATCGCTTCCAGCCCGATCTTTGATGAAGAGACAAAACACATGGCAGTTGATTGCTTCtttgttcaagagaaacttgtgcagaagctcattacaaccactcatatGAGTCTGATTTGCAACTTactgatttattcactaaagccttgggaggtgcttgtGTTAAAAACTCGTTTGTATCaagttaggagcatatgatatatatgctccaacttAAGGGGccgtgttaatggttattttagtcatttaacattattagtatgtgttaagagttatattagtgtgagttagtaaaggtattatgacCATCATATGTAGTTGACATATATTGTAAATAGAGGAGAAACAGATTATTGAGGTAAGATATAGAAATGATTTTGACAGGGAGAAATAAAAATTATGTTCCACAAAGATTCGTTCCCTTTCACTTCCTCAAAATTATTAGAGCAGAACCTCCTTGCCAATACATGAGCCAATAGTTTCTACATTTTGGAAATGCAGAAATTGAGTGGATTTTTGGAGAAACATAATTTCACAAAAGCTGGTAGGCAAACATTGATCTGTATTCGctcaacctaaaaaaaaaaaaaaaaaaaggaagaggaaaattggaaaaaaaaaaaaaaaatgcacggAAAAAACCAGCTGGTAGGAAGCTTGCTCATGTAGATAAGTTGAAATTAAGAAAGGAAACAGTATCCTCAGCAAATGCTCATATGCTGTCCACCAAGGTCAGGACTTCTTCATTTGCAGATTTCTTCAAGCGGTCAACGGCTTTTTGAACCTGCAAAAGCAACCATTGAGGATCAGTACACCCAAATGCAATTCGCCGTATTGAAAAACAGTTCAGATAATGGAATGGAGATGAGATGACCTCTGCCTTCCAATTTGTTCTGGCCGTGATTATTATAAGGGTTACTGTTTGTAAAAGAACTCCAATTATCATCCCCCACCAAATCCCCTGAAAAGTTAACCGAATCAGCATAGTACCACTGCGGTAGTAATTCTGTAATTGGGAGAAagcaagagagattttgaacTTACTGCAGCTCCTAAACTTGTTTTGAAGCCAAGAACACATCCAATGGGGAGACCTATTATATAGTAAGTGGCTAGGTTAACATAAGCCACAACAGCTTGCCAACCACACCCAATGGCCACCCCTGTTTTGAAATTCCAGgcatgaatgaaaaaaaaaagttcagcAAATAAACTGAAATGGGTTGAGCACATGAAGCTCAATTGAGATGTAGACATACGCTGTTGTTACCTGAGAGTATGGGTTGAATCCCATTTAAGAAAACAGAGATCGCTAGCAATGAGGTCAAATTGGAAACCGCCTCAATGACCTCAGTATCACTGGTAAACAGTTTGCTTAATTCAACTCGAAATATTAGAATAATTGCACTGAACAGGATACTGATGAGGATGCTTGTTCCGTTCACCACAACCACTGAGAATTTTGCAACCATAGGACGACCTGCCCCCAGTTCATTACTCACTCGAACACTGCACTTTATTCCATCCCAAGTTATCAATCAGATTAACCAGAATACTAAATAACATTCTATGAACAATTCTTCACATACCTTGCTGCAGCGCTCAGGCCTAACATAAACTGCATGTCCCA
This region includes:
- the LOC131148660 gene encoding protein DETOXIFICATION 41-like isoform X1, which encodes MGSAEYEPLLLGLNSRTRIQDLSFNEVEEFLAQKPVAVRWWPRLVGWESRLLWLLSGASIVVSIFNYMLSFVTLMFTGHLGALELAGASIASVGIQGLAYGIMLGMASAVQTVCGQAYGAKKYGAMGVICQRAIILHLGAAILLTVIYWYSGTILRAIGQSDSISAQGQIFARGLILQLYAFAISCPMQRFLQAQNIVNPLAYMSIGVFLLHVPLTYLVVYVLDYGLLGAALTLSLSWWILALINGAYILSSPSCKETWLGFSVKAFEGIWPYFKLTVASAVMLCLEIWYNQGLVLISGLLPNPTISLDSISICMNYWNWDMMFMLGLSAAASVRVSNELGAGRPMVAKLSVVVVNGTSILISIFFSAIILIFRLELSKLFTSDTEVIEAVSKLTSLLAISVLLNGIQPILSGVAIGCGWQAVVAYVNLATYYIIGLPIGCVLGFKTSLGVAGIWWGMIIGVLLQTVTLIIITARTNWKAEVISSPFHYLNCFSIRRIAFWCTDPQ
- the LOC131148660 gene encoding protein DETOXIFICATION 41-like isoform X2, whose protein sequence is MGSAEYEPLLLGLNSRTRIQDLSFNEVEEFLAQKPVAVRWWPRLVGWESRLLWLLSGASIVVSIFNYMLSFVTLMFTGHLGALELAGASIASVGIQGLAYGIMLGMASAVQTVCGQAYGAKKYGAMGVICQRAIILHLGAAILLTVIYWYSGTILRAIGQSDSISAQGQIFARGLILQLYAFAISCPMQRFLQAQNIVNPLAYMSIGVFLLHVPLTYLVVYVLDYGLLGAALTLSLSWWILALINGAYILSSPSCKETWLGFSVKAFEGIWPYFKLTVASAVMLCLEIWYNQGLVLISGLLPNPTISLDSISICMNYWNWDMMFMLGLSAAASVRVSNELGAGRPMVAKLSVVVVNGTSILISIFFSAIILIFRLELSKLFTSDTEVIEAVSKLTSLLAISVLLNGIQPILSGVAIGCGWQAVVAYVNLATYYIIGLPIGCVLGFKTSLGVAGIWWGMIIGVLLQTVTLIIITARTNWKAEVQKAVDRLKKSANEEVLTLVDSI